The sequence CCGTAGGCCACGTTCGTCTCCTCGGGTTCGAACACGATCCGCGCGGCGACGAGCACGATCGCGACCCAGCCGACCGCTCTGGCGGCCGTTTGCGCCTTCGCCGAGCGCGCGGCGGCGAGCACGAGCAGCGCCAGCGCGGCGAGGGCGAGGTCGACGACGAGCAGCTGGTCCCACGCGCTGTGTGGGACGACCAGGAGCTCGTCCCAGTCGCTGGCTGGGAACCTGAGCCCGAGGTCGGGCCACGGCGCCCAGTACCAGCGCGCCGAGAGCGAGACGAGCAGCGCGAGGCCGCCGAGGCCGGTCGCGAGTGCCCGGGCGTCCCACCGCTGCGGGACGGCCGCGAGCGCGGCGCCGGCGAGCCCGACCCACGCGCCATACAGCAGGGGCGCGTAGCCCTGCTCCGGCCGGTCGAGCAGGACGTGGGCGACGAGCACGAGGGCGACGAGCCCGAACACGGTCCGTCCGCGCGGCGCGACGACGACCGCCAGCGCGAGGGCGGCCAGCAGCACGTCGAACAGCGAGAACGCCTGCCACGCCGACCCGAGCTCGGTGACCAGGATGTGGACCCCGTGGTCGCCGTCGTCGACCGACGTCATGCGTTCGCCATACCAGGGCAGCAACAGCGCGCCGAGCAGGACCAGCCCGCCGAGCCGGTTAAGCCACGGCACGCGGTGCCTCCCCGCTCGCCAGCCAGGCGGCGCCCCAGGCGACGGTCGCCGCGACGAGCGCGACGTACGCCCCGTAGTCCGTGGTGTATGGCGCGGGTGCGATGACGATGCGCACGGCCACGAGCACGACCGCGAGCCAGCCGACGGCTTTGAGCCGCGCGGCGGGCGCCGCTCCGTGCAGCGCGACGAGCGCGGCCAGGACGGCGATCGCGGCGACCAGGACGTCGACGACGGCCAGCCGCTGCCACGCGGTCCACTCGAGGCGCGTGCCTGCGTCCGGCACCGGCGTGCCCGGGTACAGCGTGGCCAGCGTCGCGCCGTACCAGGGCAGGGCCAGCGACAGCAGCAGCACGAAGCCCGCCCCGCCCACGAGCGCCTCGGCCGGGCGCGGCCTCCGCTCCGGCCAGGCGGCCATCAACGCGCCCGCAAGGCCGACGAAGCCGCCCCACGAGCGCTCCGCCGAGCCGTACTCGGGCAGCTCGACAAGCCGGGTGGCGATGACGGCGACCGCCGCCCAGGCCGCGTACACGCGCAGGCGCGGGACCAAGACGATCACCACGGCGAGCGCGGCGAGCACCACGTCGAGCAGCGCGAGGCTCCCCCACGCGCTCTCCAACCACGAGCGCGGAGTCGGCGGTGGCGGACTCGGCTCGCCCTCGATCCGCAGGACGCCGAACTGCTGGTGGATCCGGAACCAGGGCAGGAACAGCGAGCCGAGCAGGACGAGCCCTCCGGCCCGGGCGAGCCGTGCGCTAGGCGCGCCCACTGATTCCGCGTGCGGCGACCAGGGCGGCAAGGGCGGCGGCGAGTGCGATCCACACGCCGTAGCTCGTACCGAGGTCGCCGGGACGCCAAACCAGCTTGACCGCCACGAGGGCGGTCGCGAGCCCCGCGAACGCGGTGGCCGGGCCCGGGAAGCGGCGGAGGGCGAGGCCGACGATCGCGAACGCGAGCGCCGCGAGGAGCACGTCGACGACCGCGAACGCGTCCCAGGCCGAGATCGTGGCGTCACGCGTCTCGGTGAAGGCGCCCCGCGTGATGATGAACGCGGTCGCGTCGTACCAGGGCAGGAACAGCGACGCGAGCAGCACGAGCCCGCTCAGCGCCGTGAACGCCCTAGCCGGCATGGGGCGCCGGGCGCCGGGGCACTTCGGGGGCGGTCGCGCCCGGGGTGGACTCGTCGCGCAGGGACAGCCACGAGCCGACCCAGCCGACGAGCGCGGCCAGCGGGGCGACCCAGCCGCCGTCGCCGAACAGCCAGTCGAGCGCGGCGATCAGCAGCGGCAGCCAGCCGAACGCGCTGGCCAGCACGGCGGTGCGCACCGCCTTCGCCGGCCCGGAGGTGGCGACGCTGACGACCGGCACGGCGAGGAACAGCAGGGCGAAGACGATCAGGACGACGGCTTGCAGCGCGCCCATGTCCTCGCCCCAGTGCAGGAGCGCCGCGACGAGCAGGGCGAGGCCGCCAAGGCCGGCGATCGGCTCGCCCTTCCTCATCAGACGGCCGCAGCCGCCTTCGCGGCCTGGAGCGTGTTGCGGAGCAGCATCGCGATCGTCATCGGACCCACGCCGCCCGGCACGGGCGTGATCAGGCGCGCCCGTTCGGCGGCGGCCTCGAACTCTACGTCGCCGGTGAGCTTGCCGTCCAGGCGGTTCATGCCGACGTCGATGACGACCGCGCCCTCTTTGACCCAGTCGCCCTTGATCAGATGCGCGACGCCGACCGCGGCGACGAGCACGTCGGCGCGACGGCAGACCTCGGCGAGGTCCTTCGTGCGCGAGTGCGCGGTGGTGACGGTCGCGTTGGCCTGCAGGAGCAGCGCGGAGATCGGCTTGCCGACGAGGTCGCTGCGCCCGACGACGACGGCCTCCGCCCCGCTGAGGTCCACATCGTGGCGCTTGAGCAGCTCCATGCAGCCCAGCGGCGTGCACGGGCGCAGACCCGGGAGGTTCTTGTGCAGCAGGCCGGTCGAGATCGGCGTGAGGCCGTCGACGTCCTTGCCGGGCGCGATCTCCTCGGTCAGCTTCGGGCCGTCGATGTGCGGCGGTGGCGGAAGCTGGAGCAGGATGCCGCTGACGGCGGGATCGGCGTTGAGCTGGTGCAGCAGCGCGCGCACCTCCGCCTCGCTCGTGTCAGCCGCGAGGCGATGGTCGAAGCCGCGCATGCCGACCTCGGCGCACGCCTTCTGCTTGCCGCCGACGTACACCGCGGACGCGGGATCGTCACCGACGAGGACCGTCGCCAGACCGGGGGCTTCGTTCCCCGCGGCGACCCATTCCGCGACCTCGTCGCGGATCTCGTTGCGCACTTCCTGGGCGATGGCCTTGCCGTCGATGAGCGTCATCCGGCGCGTGAGGCTAGCGTTTCGGGTCGATGCGATTCACCACGCGCCCCGAGCTGAACGGCACCTTCGGGATGGTCGCCAGCACCCACTGGCTCGCGTCGGCGGCGGGGATGGCCGTGCTCGAGCGCGGCGGCAACGCGTTCGACGCCGCGTGCGCCGCCGGGTTCGCGCTGCAGGTCGTCGAGCCGCACATGAACGGGCCGGGCGGCGACCTGCCGTTGCTGCTGTGGGACGGGTCGCGCGTGCGCGTGATCTGCGGGCAGGGACCGTCGCCCGCCGCGGCGACCATCGACGCCTACCGCGAGCGCGGGTACGACCTCGTCCCCGGCATCGGGCCGTACGCCGCGTGCGTGCCGGGCGCGTTCGACGCCTGGTGCACGCTGCTGCGGGACTTCGGCACGTGGGAGCTCGCCGACGTGCTCGCGTTCGCGATCGGCTACGCGCGGGACGGCTTCCCGGCCACGCCCGGGATCATCAGCGCGATCGCGCGGCTGGACCCGGCGTGGGACGTGTCGGCCGCGATCTGGCGGGCGCGTGACGGACGTCTGCGCAACCCGATGCTCGCGGACCTGTACGAGCGGGTCGCGACCGTCCACGGCCCGACGCGCGAGGCGCGGATCGACGCCGCGCGTGACCGCTGGTATCGCGGCTGGGTGGCGGAGCAGCTCGTCGCCGGCTTCCTCGCGCCCGAGGACCTGGCGGCGTACCGGGCGGTCGTCGAGGAGCCGGTGTCGCTGCGCTTCCGCGACTGGACCGTGTTCAAGACCGGCCCGTGGGGCCAAGGACCGGTGCTCCTGCAGCAGCTCGCGCTGCTGCCCGACGACCTCGGCCCGTTCCTCGGCATCGACCACGTGCACACCGTGATCGAGGGCGCGAAGCTCGCCTTCGCGGACCGCGACGCCTGGTACGGCGACTCCGCGCCCGTGCCGCTCGACCTGCTGCTGTCCGCCGAGTACGCGGCCGAGCGCCGTGCGCTGATCGACGACACCGCCTCGGGCGAGCTGCGACCCGGCGGCCCGTCGCCGCGCTACCCGACCGTGCGCGCCGGCGCGGTCGGCGACGCCGAGCCCACGCGCGGCGACACCTGCCACCTCGACGTCGCCGACCGCTTCGGCAACCTCGTCAGCGCGACGCCCAGCGGCGGCTGGCTGCAGTCCTCCCCCGCGATCGACGGGCTCGGCTTCGCCCTCGGGACGCGGGCGCAGATGTTCTGGCTGGAGGAGGGCCTGCCTTCGTCGCTCAAGCCGGGCGTCCGCCCGCGCACCACGCTGTCGCCGAGCATGGCCGTCCACGACGACGGCACCGTGCTCGCGTTCGGCACCCCCGGCGGCGACCAGCAGGACCAGTGGTCGCTGCAGTTCTTCCTCGCCCATGCGGCGTTCGGCCTGAACCTGCAGGAGGCGATCGACGCGCCGATGTTCCACACCGACCACTTCCCGAGCTCGTTCCACCCGCGCGAGGTCGCCCTGCGCGCGGTCACGGCCGAGGGCCGCCTGCCGGCGGACACGATCGCCGCGCTGCGCGAGCGCGGCCACGCCGTCGACGTCACACCCGACTGGTCGCAGGGACGGCTCTCCGCCGTCTCACGCGCGCCCGACGGGCTGCTCCGCGCGGCCGCGAACCCGCGCGGGATGCAGGGCTACGCCGTCGGCAGGTGACTCAGGCGAACGGCCGGTCTTTGCGGGCGTGCTGGTTGACGCCCGCGAAGATCATCAGCGCGAGGCCGACGACGGTGGGGATCGCGCCCAGGACGGCGATCGCCACGCCGATGCCGACGGCGTTGTGGTCCAGCAGGAGCGCCATGACGACGCCGATCACCACCAGCGGCACGCCGATCATGACGAACCGGCTTCCGCTGCCGGTCAGCTTGCGTTCGGTTCGATTGGCCATGAGCGGAGGCTTCCCGCTCACCGCGTCTCTCAAGCGGTGGCCGGCTTGCGCAGGCTCGACGTGCGCAGGATCACGAACGCCAGCAGGCAGATGGCGGACAGGACGAGGTAGGCGACCTCGTCGCCCGCCGCCTCCCCGAGGTGCGAGCCGCCGATGTCCCCCAGGCTCTGGCCGGTGGCCCAGGTGAGGTTCATGAGGCCGAACGCGAGGCCCTGCTCGAGGCCGACGTGGTCGGCGCCGTCCGAGAGCATCGCCATCGCGGGTGTCCACAGCAGGCCGATCACGGGCGAGCCGACGATGATCACGATCGCCAGCAGCAGCGCCGTGTCCGGCCACGGCAGCACGGCGAACGTCACGGTGCCGCCGACGAGGCCGGCGAGCAGCGGTGCCATCCGGCCGCGGCGGTCGCTGAAGCGGCCCGCCAGCGGGCTGACGATGGCCTCGAAGCCCGCGGCCAACAGCCATGTCGCGCCGATCGCGGCCGACGCCGCGCCGAGCTCGTCCATCCGCAGCGGGCCGAGCACGGACAGCGTGCCGAACAGCAGCCCCGGGATCGTCACGAGCAGCAGCCCGACGCGGACCTCGCCGTTGCTGAGCGCGCCGAACAGGGCGCGGAAGGAGCCGTCGCCGACCGGCTGCGCACCGGGCGTCCTGGCCGTCCACACCATCAGCCCGACGCCGACGACGCCGACACCGCAGAACACGAGCGCGTACGACGTCAGGTCCGCCGCGACGCCGAGCACGGGGCCGAACAGCGCACCCGCGATACCCGCGCCCATCGCGGTGCCGATCATCTGGCCGCGCTGCTCCTTCGGCGCCGCGCCGGCGATCCAGCCCATCGCACCGGCCCACGAGGCCGCGCCGCCGACGCCCTGCACGAAGCGGGCGGCGTCGAGCAGCACGATCGAGTCCGCGAAGGCGAAGACGACGCTCGCGCCGGTCATCAGCGCGAGGCCGACCAGGACGGTCGGCTTCACGCCCACCCGCGCGGCCATGTAGCCGCCCGGCAGGCCACCGACGAACGTGCCGATCGGGTACGCGGCGGCCAGCACGCCCGCGCCGGTCTTCGACAGCCCGTACTCCTCCGTCAGGTCGGGGAGCAGCGGGGTGATGGCCGCGTAGAACGACGTGTCCACGAGGACGACGATCGAAGCGAGGAGGAGCAGGGCACGCATGGACTCCGTCGACTCTAGGAGTGGGCCTGCCGCCCCACGAGGCGGCTAACCCCACACCGGCAGGGTTCGAACCGCGACCTACCGCTTACGGATCGGCGCCACGTCGGCCATGAGCGAGCGGTCACGCCCCTCGCCCGCGAACCGCACGACCACGATCCCGCCCGGCTGCAGCCCGGTCACGACGCCCTCGCCCAGCTGCGCGTGGACCACGTCGTCGCCGACGTTGAACAGCGCCGCGTCGTTGGTGTCCCCGCCCGCGTACTCGGCCGACGCCGCCGCGGCCTGCGACCACGAGGCCACCCGGCCCGGTGCCGGGAAGCCGCGCGAGATCCGCGCCGGCTGGTCGGTCAGCTCGCGCGGGAGCTCGTCCAGGAAGCGCGACTTGACCGCCGGGCTCGCCCCGCCGCCGTAGCCCATCCGCCGCCGCGCGTGGCTGAGCGTGAGCTGGCGCATCGCCCGCGTGAGGCCGACGTAGGCGAGCCGGCGCTCCTCCTCGATGTTGCCCTCTTCGATCGAGCGGCTGTGCGGGAACTGGCCCTCTTCCATGCCGATCATGAACACGATCGGGAACTCGAGCCCCTTCGCGTTGTGCATCGTCATCAGCGTCACGAGGCCGTCGTCCTCGCGCAGGTTGTCCGCGTCGGCGAACAGCGAGGTCTGCTGGAGGAACTCGTCCAGCGAGCCGCCGTTCTCGGCGTTCATGTCGTACTGGGAGGCGGCGGACACGAGCTCCTGGAGGTTCTCGATCCGGCCCTGGGCCTCGATCGTCCGCTCGGCGTGGAGCGCGTCCAAGTAGCCGGACTGGTGCAGGACGGCGTCGAGCAGCTGCGCGACGGGTCCGTTCTCGTCCGCCCGCTCCTTGAGCGCGGTCATCGTGTCCATGAAGCGCCCGATCGCGTTCTTGGCCGCCTTGGTCAGGCCGGGCACCTCGCCCTCGGCGGCGTCCCACACGGTGAGCCCGGTGTCGTTGGCGTAGCCGAGCACGCGCGAGAGCGACGTTTGCCCGATGCCGCGCCGCGGCGAGTTCGCGATCCGCGTGAACGCCGTCGCGTCCTGCGGGTTGACCAGGAACGTCAGATAGGCGATCGCGTCCTTGACCTCGGCGCGCTCGTAGAACTTCGGGCCGCCGATCACCTGGAAGCCGACGCCCGCACGGGTGAGCATCTCGTCCAGCACGCGCGCCTGCGCGTTCGTCCGGTAGAAGACGGCGATCTCCGACTTGGAGACGCCCTCGTCCACGAGCCGCTGGATCTCGGCCGTCACCCAGCGCGCCTCCGCGTGCTCGTCGGCCATCTCCCGCACGCGGACCGGGTCGCCCTCCCCCACGTCCGTCCACAGATGCTTGGGCATCTGCCCGCGGTTGTTGGCGATCAGCGCGTTCGCCGCGTCCAGGATCGTCTGCGTCGACCGGTAGTTCTGCTCGAGCTTGACCACGTGCGCGTCCGGATAGTCCTCCTCGAACTCGAGGATGTTCCGGATGTCCGCTGCGCGGAACGAGTAGATCGACTGCGCGTCGTCACCCACCACGGCCAGGTTGCGGTGCTCGGAGGTGAGCAGCTGCAGCCAGCGGTACTGGACGTGGTTGGTGTCCTGGTACTCGTCGACCATCACCCAGCGGAACTGGTTGGAGTAGTTGTCGCGCACGTCCTGGTGCTTCTCCAGGAGCTGGACCGAGTTGACGAGCATGTCGTCGAAGTCCATCGCGTTCATCCGCAGCAGCTCGCGGTTGTAGTCCTTGTAGATCTCGGCGACGATCTCCTCGAACGGCGAGCCGACCGTCTCCGCGTACTGCTCGGGCGAGATCAGCTTGTTCTTGGAGGTGCTGATCTGCGACTGCATCGCGCGCGGCGTGTAGCGCTTGGTGTCTATCCCGCGGTTGTCCAGGCACTGCTTCATCAGCCGGCGCTGGTCGGCGGAGTCGTAGATCGTGAACTGGCGCGTGAAGCCGAGCTTCTCGGCGTGGGCGCGGAGCATCCGGGCGCACGCCGCGTGGAAGGTCATCACCCACATCGCCCGCGTGGCGCGGCCGACGAGCAGCTCGACGCGCTCGCGCATCTCCGCGGCGGCCTTGTTGGTGAACGTGATCGCGAGGATCTCGGACGGGCGCGCCTGCTGCGTGCGCAGCAGATAGGCGATCCGGTGCGTGATCACGCGCGTCTTGCCGGAGCCGGCTCCGGCGAGGATGAGCATCGGCCCCTCGCCGTGCGTGACGGCGTCGCGCTGCGGCGGGTTGAGGCCTTCTAGGAGATCGTCGATGGCGGCGTCGGCGGGCATGATTATGGCCCCTAGGACGCTAGCGCTCCGCCCGGATAGGCTCGGCGGCTTGAGCTCCCTCACCGACGAGATCCGCGAGAAGGCGGCGCGCGTCGCCCGCAAGGCGACCCGGGTCCGCATCGAGGAAGACGCGATCGAGGCGTACGCGCGGGACCTGCCCGCGCAGTCGCCACCCGCGCCCGAGCTCGCCGACGCCGACGACGAGGCGCGCGCCGCGTTCAGCCTCCAGCTCAACGCGATCAACTTCGGCAGCGGCTGGTTCCCGACGCTCAACAAGCCGGACGGGCTGTCGGGGTTCCGCACGGTCGAGGCCGGCCTGCGAAGGCACGGGCCGTACGCGATCGAGGAGCTGCGCCGGGT comes from Solirubrobacter pauli and encodes:
- a CDS encoding gamma-glutamyltransferase family protein → MRFTTRPELNGTFGMVASTHWLASAAGMAVLERGGNAFDAACAAGFALQVVEPHMNGPGGDLPLLLWDGSRVRVICGQGPSPAAATIDAYRERGYDLVPGIGPYAACVPGAFDAWCTLLRDFGTWELADVLAFAIGYARDGFPATPGIISAIARLDPAWDVSAAIWRARDGRLRNPMLADLYERVATVHGPTREARIDAARDRWYRGWVAEQLVAGFLAPEDLAAYRAVVEEPVSLRFRDWTVFKTGPWGQGPVLLQQLALLPDDLGPFLGIDHVHTVIEGAKLAFADRDAWYGDSAPVPLDLLLSAEYAAERRALIDDTASGELRPGGPSPRYPTVRAGAVGDAEPTRGDTCHLDVADRFGNLVSATPSGGWLQSSPAIDGLGFALGTRAQMFWLEEGLPSSLKPGVRPRTTLSPSMAVHDDGTVLAFGTPGGDQQDQWSLQFFLAHAAFGLNLQEAIDAPMFHTDHFPSSFHPREVALRAVTAEGRLPADTIAALRERGHAVDVTPDWSQGRLSAVSRAPDGLLRAAANPRGMQGYAVGR
- the folD gene encoding bifunctional methylenetetrahydrofolate dehydrogenase/methenyltetrahydrofolate cyclohydrolase FolD; amino-acid sequence: MTLIDGKAIAQEVRNEIRDEVAEWVAAGNEAPGLATVLVGDDPASAVYVGGKQKACAEVGMRGFDHRLAADTSEAEVRALLHQLNADPAVSGILLQLPPPPHIDGPKLTEEIAPGKDVDGLTPISTGLLHKNLPGLRPCTPLGCMELLKRHDVDLSGAEAVVVGRSDLVGKPISALLLQANATVTTAHSRTKDLAEVCRRADVLVAAVGVAHLIKGDWVKEGAVVIDVGMNRLDGKLTGDVEFEAAAERARLITPVPGGVGPMTIAMLLRNTLQAAKAAAAV
- a CDS encoding ATP-dependent helicase; protein product: MPADAAIDDLLEGLNPPQRDAVTHGEGPMLILAGAGSGKTRVITHRIAYLLRTQQARPSEILAITFTNKAAAEMRERVELLVGRATRAMWVMTFHAACARMLRAHAEKLGFTRQFTIYDSADQRRLMKQCLDNRGIDTKRYTPRAMQSQISTSKNKLISPEQYAETVGSPFEEIVAEIYKDYNRELLRMNAMDFDDMLVNSVQLLEKHQDVRDNYSNQFRWVMVDEYQDTNHVQYRWLQLLTSEHRNLAVVGDDAQSIYSFRAADIRNILEFEEDYPDAHVVKLEQNYRSTQTILDAANALIANNRGQMPKHLWTDVGEGDPVRVREMADEHAEARWVTAEIQRLVDEGVSKSEIAVFYRTNAQARVLDEMLTRAGVGFQVIGGPKFYERAEVKDAIAYLTFLVNPQDATAFTRIANSPRRGIGQTSLSRVLGYANDTGLTVWDAAEGEVPGLTKAAKNAIGRFMDTMTALKERADENGPVAQLLDAVLHQSGYLDALHAERTIEAQGRIENLQELVSAASQYDMNAENGGSLDEFLQQTSLFADADNLREDDGLVTLMTMHNAKGLEFPIVFMIGMEEGQFPHSRSIEEGNIEEERRLAYVGLTRAMRQLTLSHARRRMGYGGGASPAVKSRFLDELPRELTDQPARISRGFPAPGRVASWSQAAAASAEYAGGDTNDAALFNVGDDVVHAQLGEGVVTGLQPGGIVVVRFAGEGRDRSLMADVAPIRKR
- a CDS encoding MFS transporter codes for the protein MRALLLLASIVVLVDTSFYAAITPLLPDLTEEYGLSKTGAGVLAAAYPIGTFVGGLPGGYMAARVGVKPTVLVGLALMTGASVVFAFADSIVLLDAARFVQGVGGAASWAGAMGWIAGAAPKEQRGQMIGTAMGAGIAGALFGPVLGVAADLTSYALVFCGVGVVGVGLMVWTARTPGAQPVGDGSFRALFGALSNGEVRVGLLLVTIPGLLFGTLSVLGPLRMDELGAASAAIGATWLLAAGFEAIVSPLAGRFSDRRGRMAPLLAGLVGGTVTFAVLPWPDTALLLAIVIIVGSPVIGLLWTPAMAMLSDGADHVGLEQGLAFGLMNLTWATGQSLGDIGGSHLGEAAGDEVAYLVLSAICLLAFVILRTSSLRKPATA